CTCATCATAAAGGCGTACATAGGTGTCCATCTGTCCTACGTCTTGATGTTTTAGTTTACCGAGTTTTAGATCCACTAATAAGAAGCATTTCAACTTAAAGTTGTAAAACACCAAATCAATATAGAAGTCCTCATCATCAAAACGAATACGCTGTTGACGTTCCACAAACGCAAAACCCTTGCCAAGTTCTAGTAAGAACTGTTGGGTGTTGCTAATGATGGCCTGCTCTAGCTCATTTTCTTGGTAGGTTTTATCTTGCAGGTTTAGAAAGTCTAAGATGTAAGGGTCACGCAAGTAGTCGTGAACGCTTTCTGCTAAAGGTTCTGTTTGCGTCTTCGCCTCTTGTTCAACTAAGGCTCTGTCTTTGCTGGCTAATAAGCGTTCGTAATAGAGTTTACTGATCTGCCTGTCTAGGGCTCGTACGCTCCAATTTTGCGTGACCGCTTCTTGCTGATACCACTCACGAGCACTCGCGTTTTCCACGCGGGATAACGCATTGTAATGAGACCAGCTCAATTCGAGAGACACTGTCTCTCAAATTGGAAAAGCCAAATAAAAACGTCGCATATTACGTAAGTTCGTTACATCAAAGCCTTTGCCTAAGCGTTCCGTCAGTGCAGCTGATAGCTGTTTTAATTGTTGTGTGCCGTACTCCGCACACTCTTGACCTTGCTGCTCTTGCTCAACAATGATTTGCCCAATCTGCCAATAGCTTTGCACCATGGCCTGATTAACGGCATACCGCACTTCACTGCGTGCTGCTTCAATAATCTGTGCGATGGGTTCTATCAAGCTGGCTAGTTGACTCGGATCAGCTACACTCCCCGTTTGCTTTTCTTTATCCATCTTTAATCTCGTGTTTTGTCGTTTGTTAATTGTAAACGACTCTAATTAAATAAAGACTAGTTTTTAACCATTTTTCAGCTTTTCGCAAAACTCTAAATTTATCCGCACAAAATCGTCCCACTCGTACTGTTGAGAAAGGTGTTTTTTATAATAACACCTCTAATTAGGTGGCCAGTTTTACTTGACCACTACAGTATGGATCTTTTAATTGAAACTGCTCACCCTCTTTTTCGCTAAGTGCTATTTGCGCATTTTCATTATCGGGGAGTTTTTTGAGTAATTGCCAAAGCATTTCCTCACTGAAATCACCATCATAGATTTCGAATACTTGTCGAGTTCCAGCATAAAGGCCACTAAAGTCAAAAGGTGTAGTCTCTACAACCCCACTTTTGACCCTCTCACTAAGGGCTAGCAAACTGTCACCTTCCGCTTTTTTCATAGCTGGGCTACCGTGGAAACTTAACTCAAAAAGCACCGCTTCTAGTATTTCTCCTAACTGTAGATTAGGATTCTGAAGTGAATACTTAATCTGCCCATATTTTGTGGAGTAAATATTATCTTCTACAACTTGAACTTGGGGGTTAATGTGTACAGGTAAGTTTAACAACTCCTTAAGTGGAAGAAAAGTTAAGCTCCAAGGAGTACGTGTGCCTACCGAACCTAAATTTTTACTCTCTGCTTTGCGCAAAAAACCCATACCATGTAACTCATTGACCATATAGGCCATTTCATTCGTGTCACAATCATGTGACCACTGCTGATATATTTCTAAATACTCAATAGCTTCGTCATCAGCAACAACTTCGGTGCCGGTAAAATTAAAACTAATGGCTTCTGTTAGAAAATCTTCTGCCCAGTAGCCATGATAAACCTCAAGTAAAACAGGATTTAGTTGCAATAGCTTGAATAGGTCTGATAGTAATACATCAGCAGCCAAGGTGACTTTTTTGAACAAAAACTGGCCTGCACGGCTAGTCATATCAGAAGTAACCTCTTTGGCTTCCTCTGTTATCTCATCGAAATGACTGTGCTTAAGCTCTAACTTTGGTCCGTGCTTTAGTATTAATTCTCTCATCACGAAAACCCTCATCTATAATCAATTTTACGCAAAAAAATGAATATCTCATCTATTAATATAGAACCAAAATATTTGCTGGTAAGCATCAGTTTGGCTTTGCTCGTTGCCACCACATCTCATGTGTCTGCACAAACCCGCTGCACCGAGGATTCATTTGGCAATACCACTTGTAGAGATAGTAACGGAAAAATAACTCGCTGCAAAAAAGACTCATTTAGGAATACTATATGCCGTTGATTGACTCTACCTCCCTCTCCAATCATTATATATATTTATATAATATCAAGATGAAGCCAACGAAGTTAATATGTATAATAATATTATATATAAATATATATTAATAATTGATTGGTTGATAAGTGAACTTCTTTATGAAAAATAAGATTAATTTAAGGTCAAGCATTTTGCTGCTAGCCGTGCTGGTTGCAGCATGGTTGGCTTTCATTCCTCTTGAAGGACAGTCCGCTAAGTTTTCTCAAAGTGCTGCTGTCATTTTATTGACTTTGGTGTTTTGGAGTACAGGAATATTCCCCCCCTTTTTAACCGGTTTACTGTTTTTTGGCTTAGCCGTAGTTTTAAACTTAATTGAACCGAATGTGCTGTTTTCAGGTTTTAGTTCAACAGCCGTCTGGTTAATTGTTTCGGGTTTTGTGATTGGAGCTGCTATTTCCAATTCGGGACTAGGGCGGCGCTTAGCCGCTTTCATTGCACCTCATGTAACCAAAAGCTATGCTTTTTTAATTGGCGGTTTGGTGTTGAGTGCCGTGTTACTGGGCTTTGTGATGCCCTCCTCAGTGGGACGCGCGGTGGTGTTAGTCCCCATTGGTATGGCTTTGGCTGACAGAGTGGGCTTTATTCATGGCAGTAATGGGCGGCTAGGCATTGCTACCTCATTGGCTATTGCATGTAATATGCCGAGCTTTGCTGTGTTGCCCGCTAATATCCCTAATATGATTTTAGCGGGAGCTAGTGAAAATTTATACGGTATTGATTTCGGTTATACCGAGTATTTGTGGTTGCACTTTCCTATTTTGGGCATAGTGAAATCAGCTGTTTTAGTATGGATAGTATTACGTATTTTTCCTGATGAAATTGTTACTCCTACTTCAGACGAGTTGCAACAAGTGGAGATCACACCTACTGAGCGCGCTCTACAGAAGAAAACCAGCGTCTTACTCGGTATTACCTTGCTGTTTTGGATGACTGACAGCTGGCATGGAATCAATCCTGCATGGGTGGGATTATTCACAGCGGTGTTTTTACTATTGCCCAAATGGGGCGTAGTGCAGCCTAAAGAATTTAATCAGTCAATCGATTTTGCCACTATTGTGTTTGTGGCATCAGCACTGGGCTTAGGGGCGCTAGTTAATAGTTCAGGTATTGGTACAGCGATGGGAAATGAGTTTGCTCAGTTATTGCCATCCAGCGAGGACTCTTCATTTCTCAGCTATATGGCGCTCAGTGTGGGCGCGGCCTTAACAGGCTTAGTCGCTACCATCCCAGGGGTACCCACAGTGCTTACACCAATGGCGGGAGATTTTGCACAGATTACGGGTTTTTCCTTACCTATAGTGCTAATGACCCAAGTAGTGGGCTTCTCCACCATTGTTTTTCCTTACCAAGTCGGACCCTTGATTGTGGCCATGCAGCTATCACGTGAGCCCTTAAGGCAATTATTACGTATTACTATTCCTTTAGCTGTTATCACCGTGGTATTTCTCATGCCGCTGGATTATTTGTGGTGGCGTTTAATTGGGTGGATTTGAATATATTAATCGGCAATTAATTTTATGCTGACAGGAAAAATCATGCAAAACCCGCTCGATCAATTATTACAAGACGATTTTTGGCCTAACATCGGGCCTGCTGCGGAGTCTGGCTGCTTGCTTCTTTTACCTGCACAAACTGGCATTGGTAAAACTCACGCTATTAAAACAACCCTCTTGCATGAATTATTAGCAGCAAATTCAGAGCCGGATACAGGAAGATTGGTGTATTACATCACTAACTCCGTTGATAATGTTTTCCAAACCTATCGTGAGGTTTTAGAGCTCATTGAAACTCAGAGAGTGGGTGGCGCTTTGCGTTTCTCTGCTACAGAACAAGAGCGCTTAAAAAAAGTGCTAGCTATGTTTCTATTTACGCCACACTTGCTAATATGGACGATACGCTTAAGTCCTTACATAATGAAGAGCTAGTCACCGATGCTTCTTCACTGGCTACATTGCATAAAATGCATGAGTTGAATAAAGAGCAAACGCTAGCTTTTATTGAAGTATTAGTATCTCGTGAAGAAAGCGATGTGATCGGTCAACTAATGGTTGGTTATGTATCTGATAATAGCGATACCGCATGGGTTTTAATCGATGGAAAACCGGTCGAGGTTAATGTAACTGCTATTGATATTTTGGAGATACGAGACAGCAAAAATGATGAGTGATCTATTTGCTAGAGATTTGGCTGATGTAACTACCCCCCAAATAGATGCACATTTTCTTTAATCCATTCAGTGGCTTGCGCAAGATCCTGTAAACCCGCATTTGCCGTTTGCTCTGGCACATATAACCAACCTAAAGGGCCAAGACGGTAATTCACATTAATTACTACCATGTCACCTGTTTTGGCTAAGTGCTCTCCATCATACCAATCTAAACTGGCACCTCCAGTCATCCAGGCTCCACCATGAATCCATATAAGCACTGGTTTTTGCTGCTCTTTTTCTGTAATAGAGCTAGGAGCCCAAATGCTTAAGTGTAAGCAGTCTTCACTTTGCTCAAGAGTTTGCTGATCACCTAGGACAGCGGCTAATCTTGAGGGCATTTGTGGTGCCAAAGTACCTGGTTGAGTGCAGTCTCTACTCTCTTCCCAAGATGCGGGCTGTGGTGGCGCAAAGCGTAGTTCGTTTATGGGGGCTTTAGCATAGGGAATAGCTAAAAATACGTTTATATCATCTAAATCTAAGCCATAAATTGGCCCAGAGGATGTATTAATGAGTGGAGTGTGTTTCATGTTTTTCTATTTCCCCATCAGTTATGTGATTAAGCCTGCTCTAAGGCTGTTTGTAGGATGCTTTCGGCCCAAACTCGGCTTTGAAGCCAGGTTTTATTTAAGCTCTCTATGGAGTGGTTTTCTTTGACTACACAGCTTTTTGCATTTTCAAAACATGTTACTAACTCTAGTAAACTCCCAACAGCGCCTTTGTGCTCAGTTATATTTTCAATATCTGCCTCATCTAAACCAACCTCTTGGAGTAGCTGCTTTAAAGGCAAACCTAATAATAAATCCATCTGTGACAACAACCCAGAGGTAAAAGCTAAGTCTGGATCAATTTGATACTGTAGCGCTAAGCGTTCACACATGGCAGCACGTGTTAAAATTTGGGGTAATAGTAAGCGGCTTGCGGCACCATTATTTGCCAACATAACAGTTAATACAATACTTTTTATTTGTTTGATACCCAAAGTATTAATGGCTTCTATAATGGAGTATGATTTATTAATACGTGCGTAATATGCGGAGTTAGTTTGACGTAAAATTAAAAAAGATAAATGTGGGTCTTGTTTTATGAATTTTTCTATTTTATTAAAATTTGCATATTCTTTTTGTAATTCTTTCAGAATTTCAATTTGAGCTTTTTGATTACTACTTCTATTTCTATTCGTGCCATGATGCATTTCAGGCTTAGCATAAAAATAACCTTGAAAATAATCAAAACCTAAATTACGTAATTGATAAAAATCTTCAATTATTTCAACTTTTTCAGCTAGCAACTTTAATCCATATTCTTTATAAAATAACACGTCTTCAGAGCTAAAGGATTGCCAATTATCTATTTTTACTATTGTAGCAACGCTTAATAATGCTTGATTCTTTGGATTTAATACAAAATCATCTAAAGCTATTTCATAGCCTTTTTCTCGTATTTTTTTTAATGACCCAATAATTTCAATATCTGCTTCTACACTTTCTAAAACCTCAATCACAACCTGCTTTGGGTTAGGAGGCAGTAAGCTTGGGTTTAGTAACCAGTCTCTAGGTGTATTGATAAATAACAGTCTAGACCCTACAAGAGCTTCTGTTCCTACCTCATAAAAAGCAATGTTAGCAGCACGTGCTGTGGCTAGCATATCATCATGGAAATCGGCTGTAAGCGCGTGTTCTCCTGAGCGATATAACAACTCATCTGCTACGTGATTCATTTCCCTATCACAAATAGGTTGTAGAGCAATACAGTAGTTTTTTTTCATATATTCATTATAGATATATGTGATTTTTTGAAATTAACTATGACTAGAATAAACAGTTTACTACATTTTTATTTGCTACCATAACAATTAATGTTAGCCTAATGCTTACCCAGCATATGATGGAAATCACTTTTTTACCGTATCAGACACGGACATCTATATGATCCAAAATATAATTAATGGTATTACCAGTGCTATACGCGACACCACATCTAGTAAATATCATTCAAAAGACTTTGTTTTTGCCCGCAGTGAGTACCTACGGGCACGTATTACAATAATCAGTCTAATTTTTGTTGTGTTAACGCCTCTATGGGCCATTTTTGACTGGTTTTTATTGCCAGAAGAATCGCGCCCTGTGGTGCTTCCTGCTAGAGCACTGATGTTTATAGGCTTACTGATGACTTTATACTTTAGTAAGAACTATGAAAAGTCAACAAAAGTAAATTTATTTTTAAGTGGTATTACTTTAGCTTTACCTGCATTATTTTATGCGGTGGTATTATTAAGCTTATCTTTTATAATTCCACACTCATTAATAGGATATAGTTTTATACCTTATTTACTGGTTGGAATGCTCAGTATTTTTCCTTTTACCTTAGTTGAATCATTTATATTAGGTATAGGATTATTATTACAGTTATTTTCTGGGTTTATTACTGGACTTGCTTTTAGTGCTGAAAGCTTACAGAGTCTTTAGCTTTTAGCAGCTTTATTAGGTATTGTGATGACAAGTAATCACTTCCATTTAAGCTTGCTGCTGCGCTTATATCGTCAAGCTACGAATGATCCATTAACAGGTTTATTAAATCGTGTGGCACTGCAGCGCCACACTGAGCAAATTGAAAAAACAGATCCAAGACCAAGTGCTGCTATTACCTTATTAGATCTAGATCGTTTTAAGTTAATTAATGATAGTTATGGGCACTCTGTGGGTGATCAAGCATTGCGTTTATTTGCTGCTATGCTTAAAAAAGGGGCGCAAAAAAATGATACCGTTTGCCGCTATGGAGGCGAAGAGTTTCTAATTATCAGCACCCATGTAAGCAGAGAGCAGGCTGTTGAGCAGGCTGAAAAAATTAGAGTTTTAGCACAAGAACTAGAGCCTAAAACTCTGGATAATGTTTCTTTTCAAATTAGTGTTAGTCAGGGTATAAGTATGCTGCGTCCAGATGAAAAAATAGAAGATGCAATACAACGTGCTGATGAACGCCTTTATATTGCCAAAAGTAATGGTAGAAACTGCGTAGTAGAGCGCTCTTGACACACTCATATCGGGGGGATTTACATCTTATAATGGAGCTCTATTAATCTTTGATAAATCTTGATTAATTTCAAAAATTTTCCCATGCACAGGAGTGATACCGAAACTTTGTAGTCGGGTGGTGTGCATAGCCAAATAGGTTTCGGCACTAGATTTAGTGTCAAATAAATAGATTCCACCCGCCTCATTCGTTTGATCATTCACCGTCCAAATTTTCCATATTAAGCCAGGCTCTTTAGCAATAGACTGTGCCAATTCATTCATTGAGTTCGTCATCTCATCGCCCCATGGCCCTGTATAAGGAAAATCAACTTGTAAAATATAACTCATAAAAAAACTCCTAAAGCTCATTGATTACTCTTTGATAGCTACTATACCGTAATTACCATCCCATCATAAGCAATAAACACATGCGCCGGTAAGTCTCTTTCATGCTGCATGAGCCATTCGTCTAACTCATGACCAATATGAGTAAAAAGTAATTTATCTATATGCAGCCCCTCACACATGCTTAAGGCGGTGGTCACATCGTTATGATTGCGTGGGGTGGTAGGCATAGGGGGCATAGAGCAATCCACAATGCAATAATTCATCTTCTTTTGTTTCAGCCACTGATACGTGCGTTCAGGCAGCCCCACTGTATCGGTTAAATAAGCAAGGCAAAATTGATCTTTTTCTATTACATAGCCCAAACAAGGCCTAGAATGGTTTAAAGGCACAGCCGTAATCGTCACATTTTGAATTTTACGGGTTTCAAATTCCTCCCAGGGCTGAGAGAAATCTAAAATACCAGGGTGTTTATATAAGTCAGCAAAATCCACTGGATCATCTGGCCCCCATACCGGTAGGCGTAAATTAACCCCCCAACGCAGATGCAGTAAACCTTGAGCATGATCGGCATGGTAATGCGTTTGTAAAATACCATGCAGACTAGGCGCCGGAAACAGCTCACTTAAATCCATACGCCCACTATCGATAATCCATTGCTGGCCGTCTAAATGTAAGAGCACACTGCATGGTTTACGTACAAAACTGGCGTTTTGTCGTGCTAACTCACAGGCAGGGCAATAGCAGTTATAAACCGGCACTTGTGCTGAGTCCCCTGTGCCTAAAAAGGTCAGCTTAAAAGCCATGATTAAATCTCCTTTAATTGTCTATGGAACGCTTCTACCGCAGTGCTTAGATCGTTTGAGTTATCTATGATCCAAAAGGTGTGTTTTTGTAATGCTGCCGTATCTCTTAAGCTGCGCTCCAAAGAAACATTACGCTCAAGACGTAGCTGAATGTCTTGCTCTGACTCCCGTCCTCGGGCTCTTAATCGTTGTTGTAACAGTGCTGTATTTACCTGCACTAATACCAGTATTGCCGATGGATAACGCGCTATTACCTGCGGCCAGTGTTCTCTGGAACCATTAATTATGACGGTTTTACCCAATGCTAACTGCTGATCTAATTCAGTGCGTACCGCATAGGCTAAATGATTTGCGCGCCAACTTAAAGAAAACTCACTGTTACTCTCCTGTTCTAAAAAATCAGCTGAACGTAAGGATTCAAAATCCTCTGTTGCCATGGCGGGCGGGCGAGTGATCACACGCTTTAAAATAATATATTTATCATCTAAGCGCGGAGCTAATTCACGCAAAATGCTGTCTTTCCTGCTGCCTGAAGGGCCAACTAAATAAATAAGTTGCCCTGCCATTAAAACACCCGCTTACCAGCACGCAAAACCTGGTTCACAACAAACTGATCGTTGATGCTTTTCACCTGTATCAGATCAGCGCGTAAGCCCTCTTTAATTTGCCCTCTATCGCTTAAATTAACCGCTTGTGCTGGAGCTAAGCTAACCGTTGCCACCGCTTCAGGCAGGGAATAGCCACCTTCCATATCGATTAAACCTTGTACTGCACGCAATAAGCTAGACGGGTAATAATCACTAGATAAAATATCTAAGACTCCCTTTTTGGCTAAATCAGCGGCGGCAATATTACCGGAGTGCGAGCCGCCCCGTACAATATTCGGTGCGCCCATCAATACTTTTAACCCCAGCTGATGGCTACCTACAGCGGCTACCTCTGTGGTAGGAAACTCAGCAATACTCATACCAAAACCAGCCGACTCTTTAACATGCTCTAAAGTGGCATCATCATGACTGGCCAAGGCCACTCCCTGCTTTTGACATAGGCCTACGATCTCTTTGCTAAACGCATCGCTGTATTTTTCACCGTTCATTTTTTGACGATGAATAAAGCGCTCCATGTCTGCATCATTCAGGTGATATTTGCCTTGATAGT
This Paenalcaligenes faecalis DNA region includes the following protein-coding sequences:
- a CDS encoding PDDEXK nuclease domain-containing protein; the protein is MRDPYILDFLNLQDKTYQENELEQAIISNTQQFLLELGKGFAFVERQQRIRFDDEDFYIDLVFYNFKLKCFLLVDLKLGKLKHQDVGQMDTYVRLYDEQHKGDDDNPTIGLVLCSEKSEAVVKYSVLADKKQLFSAKYLPYLPTEEELKQELEREHANAIKHLSGNNKSYS
- a CDS encoding SLC13 family permease is translated as MKNKINLRSSILLLAVLVAAWLAFIPLEGQSAKFSQSAAVILLTLVFWSTGIFPPFLTGLLFFGLAVVLNLIEPNVLFSGFSSTAVWLIVSGFVIGAAISNSGLGRRLAAFIAPHVTKSYAFLIGGLVLSAVLLGFVMPSSVGRAVVLVPIGMALADRVGFIHGSNGRLGIATSLAIACNMPSFAVLPANIPNMILAGASENLYGIDFGYTEYLWLHFPILGIVKSAVLVWIVLRIFPDEIVTPTSDELQQVEITPTERALQKKTSVLLGITLLFWMTDSWHGINPAWVGLFTAVFLLLPKWGVVQPKEFNQSIDFATIVFVASALGLGALVNSSGIGTAMGNEFAQLLPSSEDSSFLSYMALSVGAALTGLVATIPGVPTVLTPMAGDFAQITGFSLPIVLMTQVVGFSTIVFPYQVGPLIVAMQLSREPLRQLLRITIPLAVITVVFLMPLDYLWWRLIGWI
- a CDS encoding carboxylesterase family protein, coding for MKHTPLINTSSGPIYGLDLDDINVFLAIPYAKAPINELRFAPPQPASWEESRDCTQPGTLAPQMPSRLAAVLGDQQTLEQSEDCLHLSIWAPSSITEKEQQKPVLIWIHGGAWMTGGASLDWYDGEHLAKTGDMVVINVNYRLGPLGWLYVPEQTANAGLQDLAQATEWIKENVHLFGG
- a CDS encoding EAL and HDOD domain-containing protein — its product is MKKNYCIALQPICDREMNHVADELLYRSGEHALTADFHDDMLATARAANIAFYEVGTEALVGSRLLFINTPRDWLLNPSLLPPNPKQVVIEVLESVEADIEIIGSLKKIREKGYEIALDDFVLNPKNQALLSVATIVKIDNWQSFSSEDVLFYKEYGLKLLAEKVEIIEDFYQLRNLGFDYFQGYFYAKPEMHHGTNRNRSSNQKAQIEILKELQKEYANFNKIEKFIKQDPHLSFLILRQTNSAYYARINKSYSIIEAINTLGIKQIKSIVLTVMLANNGAASRLLLPQILTRAAMCERLALQYQIDPDLAFTSGLLSQMDLLLGLPLKQLLQEVGLDEADIENITEHKGAVGSLLELVTCFENAKSCVVKENHSIESLNKTWLQSRVWAESILQTALEQA
- a CDS encoding GGDEF domain-containing protein, which translates into the protein MTSNHFHLSLLLRLYRQATNDPLTGLLNRVALQRHTEQIEKTDPRPSAAITLLDLDRFKLINDSYGHSVGDQALRLFAAMLKKGAQKNDTVCRYGGEEFLIISTHVSREQAVEQAEKIRVLAQELEPKTLDNVSFQISVSQGISMLRPDEKIEDAIQRADERLYIAKSNGRNCVVERS
- a CDS encoding monooxygenase — translated: MSYILQVDFPYTGPWGDEMTNSMNELAQSIAKEPGLIWKIWTVNDQTNEAGGIYLFDTKSSAETYLAMHTTRLQSFGITPVHGKIFEINQDLSKINRAPL
- the phnP gene encoding phosphonate metabolism protein PhnP, with the translated sequence MAFKLTFLGTGDSAQVPVYNCYCPACELARQNASFVRKPCSVLLHLDGQQWIIDSGRMDLSELFPAPSLHGILQTHYHADHAQGLLHLRWGVNLRLPVWGPDDPVDFADLYKHPGILDFSQPWEEFETRKIQNVTITAVPLNHSRPCLGYVIEKDQFCLAYLTDTVGLPERTYQWLKQKKMNYCIVDCSMPPMPTTPRNHNDVTTALSMCEGLHIDKLLFTHIGHELDEWLMQHERDLPAHVFIAYDGMVITV
- a CDS encoding phosphonate metabolism protein/1,5-bisphosphokinase (PRPP-forming) PhnN, which codes for MAGQLIYLVGPSGSRKDSILRELAPRLDDKYIILKRVITRPPAMATEDFESLRSADFLEQESNSEFSLSWRANHLAYAVRTELDQQLALGKTVIINGSREHWPQVIARYPSAILVLVQVNTALLQQRLRARGRESEQDIQLRLERNVSLERSLRDTAALQKHTFWIIDNSNDLSTAVEAFHRQLKEI
- a CDS encoding alpha-D-ribose 1-methylphosphonate 5-triphosphate diphosphatase, producing the protein MFTELIAAHPSLRLVSVMDHTPGQRQFVKYEKYREYYQGKYHLNDADMERFIHRQKMNGEKYSDAFSKEIVGLCQKQGVALASHDDATLEHVKESAGFGMSIAEFPTTEVAAVGSHQLGLKVLMGAPNIVRGGSHSGNIAAADLAKKGVLDILSSDYYPSSLLRAVQGLIDMEGGYSLPEAVATVSLAPAQAVNLSDRGQIKEGLRADLIQVKSINDQFVVNQVLRAGKRVF